One window of the Magnolia sinica isolate HGM2019 chromosome 19, MsV1, whole genome shotgun sequence genome contains the following:
- the LOC131235497 gene encoding secoisolariciresinol dehydrogenase-like: protein MSGSKILASIGRRLEGKVALITGGAAGIGKSTARLFTKHRAKVVIADIQDNVGQSVCNDIGADASFVHCDVAIEENIRDAVDSTVSKFGKLDIMFNNAGALDPRKSKITDNEAADFDRVLDVNVRGAFLGTKHAARVMVPAQRGSIINNGSVASVIGGVASHAYVASKHALVGLTKSAAAELGMFGIRVNCISPFLIVSSLIKPYAKIDPEEINRRMRGLTNLHGVALKEEDIALAALYFGSDESGYVSGQNFVIDGGFSAVSHAFGLFNQNVEAAQ, encoded by the exons ATGAGTGGCAGCAAAATTCTAGCTTCCATTGGAAGAAG ATTAGAAGGGAAGGTGGCATTAATCACCGGTGGGGCTGCCGGGATCGGCAAGTCCACGGCCAGATTGTTCACAAAACACAGGGCCAAAGTCGTCATCGCCGATATCCAAGACAATGTAGGCCAATCGGTGTGCAACGACATCGGGGCCGACGCATCATTTGTACACTGCGACGTCGCAATTGAAGAAAACATCAGGGACGCCGTCGACAGCACCGTCTCCAAGTTCGGTAAGCTGGACATCATGTTCAACAACGCCGGCGCCCTGGACCCACGGAAGTCGAAGATCACTGACAATGAAGCAGCTGACTTCGATAGGGTCCTCGACGTCAACGTTCGAGGGGCTTTCTTGGGTACCAAGCACGCGGCCCGCGTCATGGTCCCAGCCCAAAGAGGTAGCATCATCAACAATGGAAGTGTGGCGTCTGTCATCGGAGGCGTTGCATCTCATGCATACGTTGCATCAAAGCATGCACTTGTAGGGCTCACGAAAAGCGCCGCTGCCGAGCTCGGAATGTTCGGGATTAGGGTGAACTGCATCTCACCGTTCCTTATCGTCTCATCATTGATCAAGCCGTACGCTAAGATTGACCCGGAAGAGATCAACCGTCGGATGCGTGGTTTAACTAACCTGCATGGGGTTGCACTAAAGGAAGAGGACATTGCCTTGGCTGCTCTCTACTTTGGAAGCGATGAGTCTGGATACGTGAGTGGCCAAAATTTCGTGATTGATGGGGGCTTCAGCGCCGTTAGTCATGCTTTTGGACTGTTCAATCAGAACGTTGAAGCTGCTCAATAG
- the LOC131234614 gene encoding uncharacterized protein LOC131234614 produces MGEYEVEEYHPEIGAHDYAEEPESAPLAVVRCHIILGRPWLYDGDVTIFGRSNMYTFMHEGMKIKINPLPPKSHMDKVRDVKTSESRKDVRKSIQKSLHIINAKEFEKETEDDSTVYALMAGEVTPEVHVELPPEVTLVLEEYSDVFPEDLPDVLPPMRDIQHAIDFVPGSTLPNLPHYRMNPTEHGELHRQVNELLQKRFQS; encoded by the exons ATGGGTGAATATGAAGTTGAGGAATATCATCCAGAGATAGGTGCTCATGATTATGCAGAAGAACCAGAATCTGCACCATTAGCTGTAGTTAGAT gtcacatcattcTAGGGAGGCCGTGGTTATACGATGGAGATGTCACGATTTTTGGTCGCTCGAACATGTATAcattcatgcatgagggcatgaaAATCAAGATTAATCCGTTGCCACCCAAGAGCCACATGGACAAGGTTAGGGATGTGAAAACGAGTGAGTCAAGGAAGGATGTGAGGAAATCTATTCAGAAGTCTCTACATATCATAAATGCAAAAGAGTTTGAGAAAGAGACAGAGGATGATTCGACGGTGTACGCCCTAATGGCTGGGGAAGTTACACCCGAGGTTCATGTAGAATTACCCCCTGAGGTGACTTTGGTTCTTGAGGAGTACAGTGATGTATTCCCTGAGGATTTACCGGATGTGCTTCCACCTATGCGGGAtatccagcatgccattgatttcgTCCCGGGGTCTactttaccgaaccttcctcattacAGGATGAATCCTACAGAGCATGGAGAGTTGCATAGACAGGTAAATGAGCTCCTGCAAAAAAGGTTTCAATCGTGa